GGTAGCATCTACTGCTGAGCAAGAAGTTAAGCGATTATTTTCATTTTTATTTGCTGGATCAATATCCGTAATTATCAATACTTTTATTCCTAAAAAATCAAATAACTTCCTAAACACTTGTGAATGGGCACCTGTTTCAATGATTGAAATATTTTGAGAAAGCAATGGCATTGTATTAGAAGCTTGATTTATTGGATTGGTTGTATCTACCTTTTGCATCATCGTAGGAATTAAAATCCTTTCTGTATCACCTTCAACACAAATGACTTTATCAGCAAAAAATAATTCACTACTATTGAGAGTAAGGTACTGCTTTACAAATTTATATCCTAGTTGTTCATCACCATATTCTTCTTTCAATGAATTAAAAGCCTTTGATACTGCTGTACCGTTATCACGTTTAAAATAAATTAGATCATCAAAGTTACAATCAGAAACTATATGAGAGGAATGAGTTGTAATTAAAGTTTGAATACAACTAAAATCTCCACTTTCTTTTAGTTCATCATTGTGTTCCTTTAGCAAATCTTTAATATTCTTGATAAAAATATACTGTAATTGTGGATGTGTATGTGATTCTGGTTCTTCAATATATATTAGGTTAATATCAGCAGGTTCGCTTTTTATATCTGCCATTAAAGTTTCAATTTCAAAAATAATTCCATATAAATTTAAATATCCCAAACCATTATATGTTTCAGGTAATAGACTATCGTCATGCTTATAATACAATGTCGTATTATTGCTTAAAATATCTTTCTCAGATAGTGATGAATGAATTGCTAATTCTGCTTCACTATCATTTCCACCAAATCTTTTGACGCGTTCAAAGACTGAAGTAAAAATTCCTTCGACGCTATCATCACCACTATATGCTCTGGTTAAAGTTTCATCTGCCTTTAAAATAGCAGATTGCAGTAAATTATTTGCTTTACTGTTAATTTCTTCGCCATTATTTAATTTATAAAATCGATTTGATGTCTTAGATAATGAATGGTTATTTTCTTTATTAGATACTTCTCGACTAGCACTAATCCCTCTTACTTTAATAATTTTATGAACATCTTTCATTTCATGTAAATCAGACTTTTCTTCTGTCATTGCTTGAGTAATAGGATTATATCCACGTGAATAAATCTGTATTTCGAAAAATTTATTCAG
The Streptococcus parasanguinis genome window above contains:
- a CDS encoding ATP-dependent nuclease, with the translated sequence MEIKKIYIQHYRSLNDFSLELKNDLSLIVGKNNCGKTSVLSVLEKIFNKNSNRNLVWEDINLNHRREIFENIKRVSDIPDSELSSILGINLQIWIQYSELDSYQNIQGFMMDLNPENNFIILEFSYIIPTQKLREISSLTCDFADDFSKFESFMKKNLNKFFEIQIYSRGYNPITQAMTEEKSDLHEMKDVHKIIKVRGISASREVSNKENNHSLSKTSNRFYKLNNGEEINSKANNLLQSAILKADETLTRAYSGDDSVEGIFTSVFERVKRFGGNDSEAELAIHSSLSEKDILSNNTTLYYKHDDSLLPETYNGLGYLNLYGIIFEIETLMADIKSEPADINLIYIEEPESHTHPQLQYIFIKNIKDLLKEHNDELKESGDFSCIQTLITTHSSHIVSDCNFDDLIYFKRDNGTAVSKAFNSLKEEYGDEQLGYKFVKQYLTLNSSELFFADKVICVEGDTERILIPTMMQKVDTTNPINQASNTMPLLSQNISIIETGAHSQVFRKLFDFLGIKVLIITDIDPANKNENNRLTSCSAVDATSTTNASIKNFFDISGDEVFSIVAQKSLAEKITSDGRIRIAYQIPEDENGYQPASFEDAFISLNKQFIIDQKAGFIQFEALKDFDDSEIEDFYKFARDKVNKKSAFASSLLYFEGEENTWKVPKYISEGLLWLRKQ